The following is a genomic window from Solanum stenotomum isolate F172 chromosome 4, ASM1918654v1, whole genome shotgun sequence.
AATTCAAAGTGCATATtgaactaaataaaaaaaaattacaaaggTTGTTGAGATATCCATCTTTTAAACATGTGAAAACTCTCTTCAGGTCTATCCTCTGGAGCTGTGTGCCCTCCTCCCTAATGAAAGAAATAAGAACAAAAACATTTGAGAAATGTGAgcataaaacaataatttaatattgagattgaaaacatttaattttttttaaaaaatacaaaattcttACCTTTACCGTTGCATATGTCATATGATTAGAGTAAGACCTTGTGTAACTGtgaattaaagatatataatttAGATTTTCATAACAATCGTATAATTTGACGAAAATTCAAGGAAGTGAAATTAATTCGAAGAACCATACCCTCCAACTTGTTCATTAACCATCCATGGACGCCAATCATCAATAATAGGATAATTTAAATACTTTATCCATGCTTGTGTCGATTGAAAAGGAACAACCATGTCATGATCGCCACTGCTCAAACAAAATACTTTGTTATGTTATATTAATTTCATCTAAATCTTGAGCGCTTAAACCACAACTTAAAGAACCATTGAATGAAAGTATCAAACCTGTATATAAGTGATCGATAACCTTTTGTACTAAGGTTTGCATGGTAAGGTATGCTATTCATGAAAGTAATTGCGTAACTTTTATCCCCAATACTTTGCCTACATCTCGCCCATGTTCTTTTTATAGTTCCCTAgtcaaagaaaaaggaaaaaattctTTCAATATTTTGCACCATAGCTCTAAGCAATATTTTCGATACAtgtacaaataaaatcaattgaaatacCTTTCTAACATGGAGAGCCTCTTGAACTTTTGGGTCATTTGCCCAATAAACTGAGAGATTGTGTGTGTCAACCTACAATCAAAAAAGCATATGTACTCTAATTAGAGTCgtctcaaaatttaaagttGTCGAGTATTCATACTTTGAAGTAACAATTGAAGGACTTACACGACTTATTCTTCGATAGATAAAGTCATCGCGGtttaaaaagatgaaattctCTTCTCTTTCACTTGACGATTGGCGTAATTTTGGTTCTTCAGAGTATGTTCCACAGTAAGGCTCTAGTACTTGTTCATCGCATATACCACTCACAAGCTACAAAGTTACATCACAAGAGTGTAAAGGCGTATTATATACCTAAgttaaaaaccaatataaaaggTACGCAAATCTTACCTCCTTGaatatttttaagttttctGAACATGGTTTATGGGTAGATTTTATATT
Proteins encoded in this region:
- the LOC125862845 gene encoding serine carboxypeptidase-like 3 — its product is TGFSYATTSTGHNYTDLQACGQVYEFLRKWFINHSEFISNPFYVSGDSYAGITVPVMVQLISNGIEAGKEPLINLKGYSLGNPKTFPEEVNYKIPFCHGMGLISDELYESLKQTCKGEYRNIKSTHKPCSENLKIFKELVSGICDEQVLEPYCGTYSEEPKLRQSSSEREENFIFLNRDDFIYRRISRVDTHNLSVYWANDPKVQEALHVRKGTIKRTWARCRQSIGDKSYAITFMNSIPYHANLSTKGYRSLIYSGDHDMVVPFQSTQAWIKYLNYPIIDDWRPWMVNEQVGGYTRSYSNHMTYATVKGGGHTAPEDRPEESFHMFKRWISQQPL